A genomic window from Winogradskyella sp. J14-2 includes:
- a CDS encoding P-II family nitrogen regulator has translation MKKVEAIIRKSKFSAVKSALHDVGVNFFSYWDVTGLGNEKEGHVYRGVSYSTSDIQRRYLSIVVNNDFEEVTIKAILESASTGEVGDGKIFVSDIKECYRIRTGEKGGQTLN, from the coding sequence ATGAAAAAAGTTGAAGCTATTATTAGAAAATCAAAATTTTCGGCTGTTAAAAGCGCACTGCATGACGTAGGTGTAAATTTCTTCTCTTATTGGGACGTTACAGGTCTTGGTAATGAAAAAGAAGGCCATGTTTACAGAGGTGTTTCATATAGCACGAGTGATATTCAAAGACGATACCTATCTATTGTAGTGAATAACGATTTTGAAGAAGTAACTATAAAAGCCATCTTAGAATCTGCTTCAACTGGCGAAGTTGGTGACGGTAAAATCTTTGTATCTGACATTAAGGAATGTTACAGAATACGAACGGGAGAAAAAGGTGGTCAAACTTTAAACTAA
- a CDS encoding phosphoenolpyruvate carboxylase, protein MHTEPKLARFNQNVLSKYQIYNSIFMTLPFDTLSKTVALLPLFYETCKMGFEEKNDPSTIVNTFFEKYQSQLSEKEQIDLLFRFIQYIERQVVLFDAVEDAAFSIVNNMEGVGSLRSLKENATAQHKKQLLKEYLETFNVRIVLTAHPTQFYPGAVLGIITDLAKAIKTDNLTEISDLLGQLGKTPFFKDHKPTPYDEAVNLIWYLKNVFYHSFGSIYDYVQQNIFDYEAINNPIVNIGFWPGGDRDGNPFVTPEITLNVAKKLKESIIKNYIKDVKYLRRRLTFRGIREHIIDINHKLYNTLLYRENQISLEELKSGLNAIRTRLIEDHQSLYLDQVTSLINKLTLFGYHFASLDIRQDSRVHDKMFRSLVGELIDNGSELFPKNFFELPEEDQKLHLAAINGSIGDLEFKEELSQDIVETIRAMKSIQETNGEIACSRYIISNNQTTMNVLQLFAMLKIVAFNDNLTADVVPLFETVTDLIAAPKVMEDLYTNPHYRAHLENRNNKQTIMLGFSDGTKDGGYLMANWAIFKAKEALTTLSRQYDIDVIFFDGRGGPPARGGGKTHQFYASLGPTIEDKEIQLTIQGQTISSNFGTLDSSQYNMEQLISSGIMNRLNDKNTEMAPEDKAVMNHLAELSYQAYVDFKGHPKFLSYLEHMSTLKYYAKTNIGSRPSKRGKSEGLDFNDLRAIPFVGSWSQLKQNVPGFFGVGTALKHYEDKDEFEKVQHLYKESRFFRTLIANSMMSLSKSFFDLTRYMADDPEYGEFWKLIYKEYETTKRLILKLTGFNELMENEPVAKASIAVRESIVLPLLTIQQYALKKMQELKRADKKDLDKIEVFEKMVTRSLFGNINASRNSA, encoded by the coding sequence ATGCATACGGAACCAAAATTAGCACGCTTTAATCAAAATGTGTTGTCTAAATATCAGATATATAATAGCATATTTATGACGCTGCCTTTTGATACATTGTCTAAAACAGTGGCCTTGTTGCCATTATTCTATGAAACTTGTAAAATGGGTTTTGAAGAAAAAAATGATCCTTCAACCATAGTAAATACCTTTTTTGAGAAATACCAAAGTCAGTTGAGTGAAAAAGAACAGATAGATTTATTGTTTCGTTTTATTCAATATATAGAGCGGCAAGTTGTATTGTTTGATGCTGTTGAAGACGCTGCTTTTTCTATTGTTAATAACATGGAGGGTGTTGGGTCTTTAAGAAGTTTAAAAGAAAATGCCACTGCACAACACAAGAAACAACTTTTAAAGGAATATCTAGAAACCTTTAACGTACGTATTGTTTTAACAGCGCACCCAACACAGTTTTATCCTGGGGCAGTCTTAGGCATTATTACAGATTTAGCTAAAGCTATTAAAACAGATAATTTAACCGAAATAAGTGATCTGCTAGGGCAGTTAGGAAAAACACCATTCTTTAAAGATCACAAACCAACTCCATATGACGAAGCAGTAAATTTAATCTGGTATTTAAAAAATGTATTTTACCATTCTTTTGGTAGTATTTACGATTATGTACAACAAAATATTTTTGATTATGAAGCGATAAATAATCCCATTGTAAACATTGGTTTTTGGCCAGGAGGTGATAGAGATGGAAATCCTTTTGTTACACCAGAAATCACATTAAATGTTGCTAAAAAACTAAAGGAATCTATTATAAAAAACTACATCAAAGATGTAAAGTACCTTAGAAGGCGTCTAACATTTAGAGGTATAAGAGAGCACATTATAGACATAAACCACAAGTTATACAATACGCTGCTTTACAGGGAAAACCAAATCTCATTAGAGGAGCTAAAATCTGGTTTAAATGCAATAAGAACGCGATTAATCGAAGATCATCAATCATTGTACTTAGACCAAGTAACCTCATTAATTAACAAATTAACCTTATTTGGTTATCATTTTGCGAGTTTGGATATAAGACAAGATAGTCGTGTGCATGATAAAATGTTTAGATCATTAGTAGGTGAATTGATAGACAATGGCAGTGAATTGTTTCCAAAGAATTTCTTTGAATTACCTGAGGAGGACCAAAAATTGCATTTGGCCGCAATTAATGGTTCTATAGGCGATCTAGAATTTAAAGAAGAACTTTCTCAAGATATCGTAGAAACCATTAGAGCTATGAAGTCTATACAAGAGACTAATGGTGAAATAGCATGTAGTCGTTACATTATTAGTAATAATCAAACCACAATGAATGTGTTACAGTTGTTTGCTATGCTAAAAATTGTAGCATTTAATGATAATTTAACCGCTGATGTAGTGCCGCTTTTTGAGACTGTGACTGATTTAATTGCTGCACCAAAAGTAATGGAGGATTTGTACACCAATCCTCATTACCGCGCACATTTAGAAAATAGAAATAACAAACAAACCATAATGCTAGGGTTTAGTGATGGTACCAAAGATGGTGGTTATCTTATGGCTAACTGGGCAATTTTTAAGGCTAAGGAAGCTTTAACAACGTTGTCTAGACAGTATGATATCGATGTTATTTTCTTTGATGGTAGAGGTGGGCCACCTGCGCGTGGAGGCGGAAAAACACATCAGTTTTATGCATCTTTAGGGCCAACTATTGAGGATAAAGAAATTCAATTGACCATTCAAGGGCAGACGATTAGTTCTAACTTCGGAACTTTAGATTCTTCACAATACAATATGGAGCAGCTTATAAGTTCTGGTATTATGAATCGCCTTAATGATAAGAATACTGAAATGGCTCCAGAAGATAAAGCGGTTATGAACCACTTAGCTGAGTTAAGTTATCAAGCCTATGTAGATTTTAAAGGACATCCTAAATTTTTGTCTTACTTAGAGCATATGAGTACATTAAAGTATTATGCTAAGACAAATATTGGTAGTCGACCTTCAAAGCGAGGTAAGTCTGAAGGGTTAGATTTTAATGATCTTAGAGCCATCCCTTTTGTGGGTTCTTGGAGTCAGTTAAAACAAAATGTACCTGGATTCTTTGGTGTTGGTACAGCTTTAAAGCATTATGAAGATAAGGATGAGTTTGAAAAAGTTCAGCATTTGTATAAAGAATCACGATTCTTTAGAACCTTAATTGCTAATAGTATGATGTCTTTGTCTAAGTCGTTCTTTGACTTAACGCGTTATATGGCTGATGATCCTGAATATGGTGAGTTCTGGAAATTGATTTACAAAGAATACGAAACAACAAAACGTCTTATTTTAAAACTTACAGGTTTTAATGAATTAATGGAAAATGAACCTGTAGCAAAAGCTTCAATTGCTGTTAGAGAATCTATAGTGCTGCCCTTGTTAACGATTCAGCAATATGCATTAAAGAAAATGCAGGAATTAAAACGTGCTGATAAAAAAGATCTTGATAAGATTGAGGTTTTTGAAAAGATGGTAACAAGATCTTTATTTGGTAATATTAATGCTAGTAGAAATTCTGCTTAA
- a CDS encoding ammonium transporter — MELFTTNNVWMMICTALVFFMHLGFAFLEIGLTRQKNTLNILFKNIFIITSGLLLYYVIGFNLMYPGEFNGYIGFSGFGLDAPLTDSGTLDLTYNEGYTFWTDFLFQGMFAATAATIVSGAVAERIKIGPFMVFAVLYVGLIYPIAGSWKWGGGFLDKLGFYDFAGSTLVHSVGGWAALVAVCLLGARIGKFKDGKLQAIPGHNIPIATAGVLILWLGWFGFNGGSVLSANPEATSLTLVTTCLAAAAGGVFSAMTSTIMFKNLDLTMFLNGILGGLVGITAGADVMSPTDAIIIGAVSGIIIVLAVSFIDKLKLDDPVGAIAVHLVCGIWGTLAVGIFGFKPLTNDTGEFLNTNGNVVASALEAANELSFLPQLYGVLAYAAICLTSSFLIIFTLKKTVGIRVSELEELEGLDAHEHGMDAYPDFRLNEH, encoded by the coding sequence ATGGAATTATTTACTACAAACAATGTTTGGATGATGATTTGCACAGCCCTAGTTTTCTTTATGCATCTTGGGTTTGCTTTTTTAGAAATAGGATTAACACGTCAAAAAAACACTCTCAACATATTATTCAAAAACATTTTTATCATCACATCTGGTCTTTTACTTTATTACGTTATAGGTTTCAACCTTATGTATCCTGGTGAGTTTAACGGTTACATAGGATTCTCTGGATTTGGGTTAGATGCTCCATTGACAGATTCTGGCACTTTAGACTTAACCTACAATGAAGGCTACACGTTTTGGACAGACTTTTTATTTCAAGGTATGTTTGCAGCAACCGCGGCTACTATAGTTTCTGGCGCCGTTGCAGAACGCATTAAAATTGGTCCATTTATGGTTTTTGCAGTTTTATATGTAGGACTAATTTACCCTATAGCTGGCTCTTGGAAATGGGGAGGCGGATTTTTAGACAAACTTGGTTTCTATGACTTTGCAGGCTCAACACTTGTGCACTCTGTTGGTGGCTGGGCTGCATTAGTAGCCGTTTGTTTATTAGGTGCAAGAATCGGAAAATTTAAAGACGGAAAACTACAAGCCATACCTGGCCACAATATACCAATCGCCACTGCTGGAGTTTTAATCCTATGGTTAGGCTGGTTTGGATTTAATGGTGGCTCTGTACTTTCTGCAAATCCAGAAGCGACATCATTAACTTTAGTAACCACCTGCCTTGCTGCTGCGGCTGGCGGAGTTTTTTCAGCGATGACCTCTACAATTATGTTTAAAAATCTTGACCTTACCATGTTTTTAAATGGTATACTTGGTGGATTAGTTGGTATTACCGCAGGAGCCGATGTTATGAGTCCTACAGATGCTATTATAATTGGTGCTGTCTCAGGAATTATTATTGTACTAGCTGTTAGTTTTATTGACAAACTTAAACTGGATGACCCAGTTGGAGCTATAGCTGTACATCTTGTATGCGGTATTTGGGGAACTTTAGCAGTAGGGATTTTTGGTTTTAAACCATTAACTAATGATACTGGTGAATTTTTAAATACGAATGGCAATGTGGTAGCTTCTGCATTAGAAGCCGCTAACGAACTATCATTTTTGCCTCAACTTTATGGTGTATTGGCTTATGCTGCCATCTGCCTTACGTCTTCATTTTTAATCATTTTTACGTTAAAGAAAACTGTAGGTATTAGAGTTTCTGAACTTGAAGAATTAGAAGGTCTTGATGCACATGAGCATGGCATGGATGCTTACCCAGACTTCAGATTGAACGAACATTAA
- a CDS encoding hemolysin family protein, which translates to MTLDVVIIIVTLILSAFFSGMEIAYVSSNKIHIELEKKQEDFLGKILTKLTAKPSKYIATMLIGNNIALVIYGLKMGDVLVRWFQSILPSSSMLLNYVFNDLQLLSQTIISTFVILVTAEFLPKVFFQIYANTLMKVLALPTYIFYLIFSWISDFVLWISDAVLKHVFKAKGEDVVLAMTKVELGNYISEQMESVEDHEEVDSEIQIFQNALEFSDVKAREVMVPRTEISAVDISESIENLSQLFIETGRTKIIVYKDNIDDILGYVHAFELFKKPKDIKSIIIPVSFVPETILIKDVLNILTKKRQSIAVVIDEYGGTSGLMSVEDIVEELFGEIEDEHDTLEMTEEQIDDNTYRFSARLEVDYINETYKLDLPESETYETLGGLIVDETEGIPEKNEDILVKNFKFTIEEVSSTKIDIVRLKILDVD; encoded by the coding sequence ATGACTCTAGATGTAGTCATAATCATAGTTACACTTATACTTTCAGCTTTTTTTTCTGGGATGGAGATAGCTTATGTGTCTTCAAACAAAATACATATAGAGCTCGAGAAAAAGCAAGAAGATTTTTTAGGAAAAATACTAACCAAGTTAACAGCTAAGCCATCAAAATATATTGCCACTATGCTAATTGGCAATAATATAGCGTTGGTTATTTATGGACTAAAAATGGGCGATGTATTAGTGAGGTGGTTTCAGTCCATATTGCCTTCTAGTAGTATGCTCTTAAACTATGTTTTTAACGATTTACAGTTACTCAGTCAAACCATAATATCAACCTTCGTCATTTTGGTCACAGCCGAGTTTCTTCCTAAAGTATTTTTTCAGATTTATGCCAATACCTTAATGAAGGTTTTGGCATTGCCAACCTATATCTTTTATTTAATTTTTAGTTGGATTTCTGACTTTGTACTTTGGATTTCTGATGCGGTTTTAAAACATGTTTTTAAGGCTAAAGGAGAGGATGTTGTATTGGCAATGACCAAAGTAGAGCTTGGTAATTACATAAGTGAGCAAATGGAGTCCGTAGAAGATCATGAAGAGGTAGATAGTGAGATTCAAATTTTTCAAAATGCATTAGAGTTTTCAGACGTTAAGGCAAGGGAAGTGATGGTGCCGCGTACTGAAATTTCTGCTGTAGATATTTCGGAATCTATAGAGAATTTATCACAGCTATTTATAGAAACAGGACGAACAAAAATCATCGTCTACAAAGATAACATAGATGATATTCTAGGCTACGTGCATGCTTTTGAATTGTTTAAAAAGCCCAAGGATATTAAGTCTATAATTATCCCAGTAAGCTTTGTTCCAGAGACTATACTTATAAAAGATGTGCTCAATATTTTAACAAAAAAGCGGCAAAGTATCGCAGTTGTTATTGATGAATATGGTGGTACTTCTGGCCTTATGTCCGTAGAAGACATCGTCGAAGAATTATTTGGTGAGATTGAAGATGAGCATGATACTCTAGAAATGACAGAAGAACAAATAGATGATAACACCTACAGGTTTTCCGCAAGGTTAGAAGTAGATTATATAAATGAAACTTATAAATTAGACCTTCCTGAAAGTGAGACCTATGAAACTTTAGGCGGCCTAATTGTTGATGAAACCGAAGGTATACCTGAAAAAAACGAAGACATTTTAGTGAAAAATTTTAAGTTCACCATCGAGGAAGTGTCCTCCACAAAAATAGATATTGTAAGGCTTAAAATCCTAGATGTAGATTAA
- a CDS encoding arsenosugar biosynthesis-associated peroxidase-like protein produces the protein MSKTYYDPADLRKFGNITEWNEELGNKFFEYYGKVFEEGALTAREKSLIALAVAHTEQCPYCIDAYTKDGLQRGVTKEEMMEAIHVGAAIKSGATLVHGVQMMNKVNKLDG, from the coding sequence ATGTCTAAAACATATTACGACCCAGCAGACCTTAGAAAATTTGGAAACATCACCGAATGGAACGAAGAACTCGGTAATAAATTTTTTGAATACTACGGAAAAGTCTTTGAGGAAGGCGCATTAACGGCTCGCGAAAAATCATTAATTGCATTGGCTGTTGCTCATACAGAACAATGCCCTTATTGTATCGATGCTTATACAAAAGACGGACTGCAACGCGGTGTAACCAAAGAAGAAATGATGGAAGCTATCCATGTTGGTGCAGCAATTAAAAGTGGTGCAACGCTTGTGCACGGTGTACAAATGATGAATAAAGTCAATAAACTAGACGGTTAA
- a CDS encoding nucleoside deaminase, translating to MTEKEKFMLEAVNAALKGMNNNEGGPFGCVIVKDGRIVGRGNNKVTSTNDPTAHAEITAIRDACKNLGSFQLEGCTVYTSCEPCPMCLGAIYWARPEKVYYGSSQNDAANIGFDDAYIYKEIPLPYNERSIPFQQLAREIALEPFKEWSKKEDKRIY from the coding sequence ATGACTGAAAAAGAGAAATTTATGTTAGAAGCCGTAAATGCGGCTTTAAAAGGGATGAACAATAATGAAGGTGGCCCTTTTGGGTGTGTTATTGTTAAAGATGGCAGAATAGTAGGTAGAGGCAACAATAAAGTAACCTCAACCAACGACCCTACTGCTCATGCCGAAATTACAGCAATTAGAGATGCCTGCAAAAATTTAGGTTCATTTCAATTAGAAGGATGTACCGTTTATACTTCTTGCGAACCTTGCCCAATGTGCTTAGGTGCCATCTACTGGGCGAGACCAGAAAAGGTGTATTACGGCAGCAGTCAAAATGATGCTGCAAACATAGGCTTTGACGACGCCTATATCTATAAAGAAATTCCATTGCCATACAATGAGCGTAGCATTCCTTTTCAACAACTTGCTAGAGAAATTGCCTTAGAGCCCTTTAAAGAATGGTCTAAAAAAGAAGATAAGAGAATTTATTAG
- the lptC gene encoding LPS export ABC transporter periplasmic protein LptC: protein MKLRFLHITTNLVTVLTVTLFFSCENDFDEVQKVGVLQNQPIGEAENIDLKYTEFIEDSVRLKANLLSPKMLDYSNRDFAFSEFPDGIVLKVYDTEGKITTITSRYAIFFKDTDIIDLRGNVTITTHQNEKLVTDQLFYNEKLEWVFTNEPWVFTKIDGPKHGIGFDSDKDFKKFQMLEMGGDFEFDN from the coding sequence ATGAAGTTAAGATTTTTACATATTACAACAAACTTAGTCACAGTATTAACTGTGACTTTGTTTTTTTCATGTGAAAACGATTTTGACGAGGTTCAGAAAGTTGGTGTATTACAAAACCAGCCTATTGGTGAGGCAGAAAATATAGATCTAAAATATACCGAGTTTATCGAAGATTCTGTAAGATTAAAAGCAAATTTGCTCAGCCCAAAAATGCTCGATTATTCAAATCGAGATTTTGCGTTCTCAGAGTTTCCAGATGGTATTGTGCTTAAGGTCTACGATACAGAAGGCAAAATAACAACAATAACTTCTCGCTACGCTATTTTTTTTAAAGATACGGATATTATAGACCTAAGAGGAAATGTTACCATTACTACACACCAAAACGAAAAGCTCGTAACAGATCAATTATTCTACAACGAAAAGTTAGAATGGGTTTTTACCAATGAGCCGTGGGTATTTACCAAAATAGATGGTCCTAAACATGGTATAGGTTTTGATTCTGATAAGGACTTTAAGAAATTTCAAATGTTAGAAATGGGAGGAGATTTTGAATTTGATAATTAA
- a CDS encoding SurA N-terminal domain-containing protein, producing MAILNKIRQRSLILILVIALALFAFVIQGVIDNPNAFSNSQGVVATVNGTDIDRNDFQQKVKNYQDRAGGRISSTQAVNAIYNQELRKIILNEEYEALGLSVEKDEMRDLLKNSFQSYPEFQDENGNFDVNRLNAFISNLKDISPDSAPLTSAGQSFNINYDIWTNNEQSIATNALQQTYYNMIKAGVSTTIAEAKDEYLADAKNVDIRFVQIPYTTIADSLVQVSKSDIKAYIKEHEEQFKADASREVVYVEFKEEASKEDEDAIKASLLKLKSDQPLYNESSGNTDTIPGFDSVTDVAEFINSNSDIKFNDTFLRTAQIPAVAKDSIIKLEVGEYYGPYRDGEYFKLSKMLAKKQMPDTVKVRHILIPYAGGQRADASVTKTPEEAKKTADSILAKIKGGTKFLDLLDLSSDKVSNEDDGEIEFAYNAGMAPEFKAFAFDNKKGDIDVVGTSFGYHIIEILEQKSFNNAYKIGTVARKIEPSQKTLDEVFNKMSKFEIAAKDGDFTELAKERELAVKPITFKELDENIPGLGSQRQVVRWAFEETTDIGDYKNFPISGFGFIVAKLVEKNEEGLMSVEDASVTALPEIRKEKKAKMIREKIKASSVDEIAKNQGQSPKTAAALTLKNTTLAGAGVEPKVIGAAFGLEQGKTSKPIDGEKGVYVIEVTKVTEATELDNYTPIMNRLNNTRRGAVQGKVYQALEKAADIEDNRAKTVL from the coding sequence ATGGCGATTTTAAATAAAATTAGACAGCGTTCACTAATTTTAATATTAGTAATAGCATTAGCATTGTTTGCTTTTGTTATACAAGGTGTAATTGATAACCCAAATGCATTCTCAAACTCTCAAGGTGTTGTCGCAACAGTTAATGGAACTGATATAGACAGAAATGATTTTCAGCAAAAAGTTAAGAACTATCAAGACAGAGCAGGTGGCAGAATTTCGTCCACTCAGGCAGTAAATGCTATTTACAACCAAGAGTTGCGCAAAATTATATTAAATGAAGAGTACGAGGCGCTTGGATTATCTGTAGAAAAAGATGAAATGCGCGATTTGTTAAAAAATAGCTTTCAGTCTTACCCAGAGTTTCAGGACGAAAACGGAAATTTTGATGTGAACCGCCTAAATGCTTTCATTAGTAACTTAAAAGATATTAGCCCAGATTCTGCACCATTAACTTCTGCAGGACAGTCATTCAATATCAATTACGATATCTGGACAAATAACGAGCAATCTATTGCAACGAATGCGCTTCAGCAAACGTATTACAATATGATTAAAGCTGGTGTAAGTACCACCATAGCTGAAGCAAAAGATGAGTATTTAGCTGATGCAAAAAATGTAGATATTCGCTTTGTTCAAATCCCTTACACAACTATTGCAGACAGTTTGGTGCAAGTGTCTAAGTCTGATATTAAGGCTTACATAAAAGAACATGAAGAACAATTTAAAGCAGACGCAAGCCGAGAAGTCGTTTATGTAGAATTTAAGGAGGAAGCATCTAAAGAAGACGAAGATGCTATAAAGGCTTCACTTTTAAAATTAAAAAGTGATCAACCTTTATATAACGAGAGTAGTGGAAACACGGATACTATTCCTGGTTTTGACAGTGTTACTGATGTTGCTGAATTCATAAATTCTAATTCAGATATTAAGTTTAATGATACATTTTTAAGAACAGCTCAGATTCCCGCTGTAGCAAAAGATAGTATAATAAAGTTAGAAGTAGGAGAGTATTATGGACCTTACAGAGATGGTGAGTATTTTAAACTTTCAAAAATGCTTGCTAAAAAGCAAATGCCAGATACGGTAAAAGTAAGGCACATTTTAATACCGTATGCTGGTGGTCAGAGAGCTGATGCCTCTGTTACTAAAACACCAGAAGAAGCTAAGAAAACTGCAGATAGTATACTAGCTAAAATTAAAGGTGGTACTAAATTTTTAGATTTATTAGACTTATCATCAGATAAAGTGAGTAATGAAGACGATGGTGAAATAGAATTTGCGTACAATGCAGGTATGGCACCAGAATTTAAAGCCTTTGCTTTTGATAACAAGAAAGGTGATATTGATGTTGTTGGTACCTCCTTTGGTTACCATATTATTGAAATCTTAGAACAAAAAAGTTTTAATAATGCATATAAGATAGGCACTGTAGCCCGAAAAATAGAACCATCTCAAAAAACATTAGACGAGGTATTTAACAAAATGTCTAAGTTTGAAATCGCAGCAAAAGATGGCGATTTTACCGAATTGGCTAAAGAACGTGAGTTGGCTGTAAAACCAATAACGTTTAAAGAATTAGACGAAAATATTCCAGGTTTAGGAAGTCAGAGACAAGTTGTACGTTGGGCATTTGAAGAAACTACAGATATTGGCGATTACAAAAACTTCCCAATTTCTGGTTTTGGATTTATCGTTGCTAAGTTAGTGGAGAAGAACGAAGAGGGCTTAATGAGTGTTGAAGATGCTTCGGTAACAGCACTTCCTGAAATAAGAAAAGAGAAGAAAGCAAAAATGATCCGTGAGAAGATTAAGGCATCTTCTGTAGATGAAATTGCCAAAAATCAAGGTCAGAGTCCTAAAACAGCTGCCGCTTTAACCTTAAAGAATACTACCCTTGCAGGTGCTGGTGTAGAGCCAAAAGTAATTGGTGCTGCATTTGGGTTAGAGCAAGGTAAAACCTCTAAACCAATTGATGGTGAAAAAGGTGTTTATGTAATTGAAGTTACCAAAGTAACTGAAGCTACTGAGTTAGATAACTACACACCAATAATGAATCGTCTAAATAACACAAGACGCGGTGCTGTGCAAGGAAAAGTGTATCAGGCATTAGAAAAAGCTGCCGATATCGAAGACAATAGAGCGAAAACTGTTTTATAA
- a CDS encoding type III pantothenate kinase, giving the protein MNLIVDVGNTFVKLAVFQKDALIYKVSFKVSEFKKEYKKLKKDFPKLKQAILSSVGKLSLKQIELLEQDLKVLELNHKIKLPFKNLYKTPQTLGVDRIALVSASVSQFPKNKVLIIDAGTCVTYDFVTEINEYLGGAISPGIRLRYSALHNLTANLPLLDKQHPKSLIGRSTESSIHSGVVLGLIKEIDGVIDQYRAEHQDLTVILTGGDANFLSNQLKNSIFANSNFLLEGLNYILDFNSK; this is encoded by the coding sequence ATGAATCTTATTGTTGATGTAGGTAATACTTTTGTAAAATTAGCTGTTTTTCAAAAAGATGCGCTAATTTACAAAGTTAGTTTTAAAGTTTCGGAGTTTAAAAAGGAATACAAAAAGCTTAAAAAAGATTTTCCGAAATTAAAACAAGCTATACTTTCTTCTGTGGGTAAATTATCTCTAAAGCAAATAGAGTTACTAGAGCAAGATTTAAAAGTTTTGGAATTGAACCATAAGATAAAATTGCCTTTTAAAAACCTATACAAAACACCACAAACACTTGGTGTAGATCGCATAGCCCTTGTGAGCGCGTCGGTAAGTCAATTTCCAAAAAATAAGGTGTTGATTATTGATGCAGGCACTTGTGTAACCTATGATTTTGTAACCGAAATAAATGAGTATCTTGGTGGTGCAATTTCACCTGGCATTAGACTAAGATATAGCGCACTCCATAATTTAACAGCTAACCTCCCGTTATTAGATAAACAACATCCAAAAAGTTTAATTGGTAGATCAACGGAATCTTCAATACACTCTGGCGTAGTTCTGGGTTTGATTAAAGAAATTGATGGTGTTATTGACCAATATAGAGCTGAACACCAAGATTTAACAGTTATTTTAACAGGTGGTGATGCCAATTTTTTGTCAAACCAATTAAAAAATAGCATATTTGCGAATTCAAATTTTCTGCTAGAGGGTTTGAATTACATTCTAGATTTTAATTCAAAATAA